A genomic window from Pecten maximus chromosome 6, xPecMax1.1, whole genome shotgun sequence includes:
- the LOC117329620 gene encoding AF4/FMR2 family member 1-like, translating to MVMDEDDENMEIDILSVTPEKSADPNAKFNTKEVSMVSTQLDFHNRHDSKSKEKKSSSSKSSKKESKTETKSSGSNSQTKPPKYSRSSSKEKSSKKCRAMKHNEEKDVKEHKVSEAPAPPIAVVAPMKPYEKMNNSNTSFDKNSMNEILEEFGRNDTLLSPLPTVPDKPKIIPSPEKEKDKSKILDALSYKDGRPSIIVRLDWALVSHFIEARKKSDKRKSSSDIPVSSSESRKPRVDSESDINKELIDNEINLDTPESKLDSSFSSHQSSNSVANSHRKLHKKRKSEADHGDVVASSSKRQKGSSHRSSHHKKTNQDSSQKEKRSHTDDHEWDRKHPTRSRSNSGECRSNVTESSHHNANKHTNPTHHKSQAIEDASKSDFDEKEDQMSVPPGGEGQLSSVETLYTINREGDGDVPTHPRRLEDSRLDPADVFLSRAKELKHDADNLTDKLAKSLMYTEAVLSFIQCGYAMERDHLSDVFRMYRMYRDTFKLITHICRFRSTNDNSMSEKEKKLAVLSFRIQSLLCQKLFKLKKTEALKFKRVIEEHNKVASKAPPAPSHAPSPHQTSWPRTTGTPSPMSPTPSPSGSVGSNGSLGSCNEITPSKLGGGVVSLTAMSSPGSVSVPQRIHSITQEYLGTVNYLVMGQDFWDQADAAMIEFKEWFAELDEQCGTLTLNSSIADLVLYVQTGLQRLKDRLKDT from the exons ATGGTCATGGACGAGGATGATGAAAATATGGAGATAGACATCCTCAGTGTCACACCAGAAAAAAGTGCCGATCCTAACGCAAAGTTTAATACGAAGGAGGTCTCGATGGTGTCAACACAACTGGATTTCCACAATCGTCACGATTCCAAATCCAAGGAAAAGAAATCTTCAAGTTCTAAAAGCAGCAAAAAGGAGAGCAAGACTGAAACTAAGTCTAGTGGTAGCAATAGTCAAACTAAACCGCCAAAATACAGTCGCTCCTCCTCTAAGGAGAAGTCCTCAAAGAAATGTCGTGCTATGAAACATAATGAAGAAAAGGATGTGAAGGAGCATAAGGTAAGCGAGGCACCAGCCCCGCCCATCGCTGTAGTGGCACCGATGAAACCCTacgaaaaaatgaataataGCAATACAAGTTTTGACAAGAATAGTATGAATGAGATTTTGGAGGAGTTCGGGAGAAACGACACACTACTTTCTCCTTTACCAACTGTGCCAGATAAACCTAAGATAATCCCATCTCCGGAGAAGGAAAAGGACAAATCAAAGATACTGGATGCGCTCTCCTACAAGGACGGCCGGCCAAGTATCATTGTAAGGTTAGATTGGGCTCTAGTTAGTCACTTTATCGAAGCCAGGAAAAAATCAGACAAGAGGAAGTCGAGTTCTGATATACCTGTCAGTAGTAGTGAATCAAGAAAGCCACGTGTAGATTCGGAAAGTGATATCAATAAGGAACTGATTGACAATGAGATCAACCTCGATACGCCGGAGAGTAAATTGGACTCCTCATTCTCTTCACATCAGTCCTCTAACAGTGTTGCAAACAGTCACCGAAAACTTCACAAAAAACGCAAGTCGGAGGCAGACCACGGGGATGTGGTAGCAAGTAGCAGCAAACGTCAAAAAGGCAGCAGCCATAGGTCTAGTCACCACAAAAAGACTAATCAGGACTCCAGTCAAAAGGA GAAGCGAAGTCACACTGACGATCATGAATGGGACAGGAAACATCCAacgaggtcaaggtcaaacagcGGTGAATGCCGTTCTAATGTCACTGAATCTAGTCATCATAACGCCAACAAACACACCAATCCCACTCACCACAAGTCTCAGGCTATAGAAGATGCCAGCAAGTCAGACTTCGATGAAAAG GAAGATCAGATGAGTGTGCCCCCTGGTGGTGAGGGACAGCTTTCATCTGTGGAAACCTTGTATACTATCAACCGGGAGGGTGATGGAGACGTGCCTACTCACCCAAGACGCCTTGAAGATAG CAGGTTGGACCCAGCAGATGTTTTCCTCAGTAGAGCCAAGGAACTCAAACACGATGCTGACAATCTG ACTGATAAGCTGGCCAAATCTCTCATGTATACGGAGGCAGTTCTGTCCTTTATCCAGTGTGGCTATGCCATGGAACGTGACCACCTGTCCGATGTGTTCCGAATGTACAGAATGTACCGAGACACCTTCAAACTCATTAC GCATATATGTAGGTTTAGAAGCACCAATGACAATTCCATGTCAGAGAAGGAGAAAAAACTAGCAGTATTAAG TTTTAGAATCCAGTCATTGTTATGCCAAAAATTATTCAAGTTAAAAAAGACAGAAGCGCTCAAATTCAAAAGGGTCATAGAGGAGCATAACAAG GTGGCATCCAAAGCTCCACCGGCCCCCTCCCATGCTCCGTCTCCCCACCAGACCAGCTGGCCACGTACAACCGGCACCCCTTCACCGATgtcccccaccccctccccttCTGGTAGTGTTGGCTCAAATGGTTCTCTG GGTAGCTGCAATGAAATCACCCCCTCCAAGCTGGGTGGAGGAGTCGTGTCCCTCACTGCCATGTCATCCCCGGGTAGTGTGAGCGTGCCCCAACGCATACATTCCATAACCCAGGAATACCTTGGTACCGTTAACTACTTGGTCATGGGCCAAGACTTCTGGGACCAGGCCGATGCAGCCATGATTGAGTTCAAAG AGTGGTTTGCCGAGTTGGATGAGCAGTGTGGGACCCTGACTCTAAACAGCAGTATAGCAGACCTCGTACTTTATGTACAGACAGGTCTCCAGCGACTCAAGGATAGGCTCAAGGACACATGA